The following proteins are co-located in the Verrucomicrobiota bacterium genome:
- the prfA gene encoding peptide chain release factor 1, with the protein MHILPSIDSIRERLAEKDREMSDPSIFGDSRKAAACAREHQRITKLLALSEEFRSLDEQITESKELLRDTDEDPEIKELAEAELPELEERKTKLEEEITLLIVPADPADSRNTVMEIRAGAGGEEASLFASDLFRMYSRFAEASGWRIEPMSSSPSDSGGFKEIIFLVSGEEVYRLLKFESGVHRVQRVPTTETNGRIHTSTATVAVLPEAEEVDLTINPDEIEVTVSRASGPGGQGVNTTDSAVQILHKETGMIVSCADERSQIKNKAKAMKVLRSRLLQKKEEEERAKYAANRRNQVGSGDRSERIRTYNFPQSRLTDHRINWSSQNLESILEGGLADLLEELLRADIRERAEAAIALDSQESGIN; encoded by the coding sequence ATGCACATCCTCCCCAGTATCGATTCCATCCGCGAACGGCTTGCCGAAAAGGATCGCGAAATGTCCGATCCATCCATTTTCGGTGACAGTCGTAAAGCGGCAGCATGCGCCCGTGAACATCAACGCATCACCAAACTGCTCGCGCTTTCGGAAGAGTTTCGCTCTCTGGATGAACAGATTACCGAGTCAAAGGAACTCCTGAGGGATACCGACGAGGATCCCGAAATCAAGGAGCTGGCAGAGGCTGAACTTCCAGAACTCGAGGAACGAAAAACAAAGCTCGAAGAAGAAATCACCCTCCTCATTGTTCCGGCCGATCCGGCTGACTCCCGAAACACCGTGATGGAGATTCGGGCGGGAGCAGGAGGAGAAGAAGCATCACTTTTCGCCTCCGACCTGTTCCGTATGTATAGTCGATTTGCAGAAGCTAGTGGCTGGCGGATTGAGCCGATGAGTTCCAGCCCCTCGGACTCAGGAGGATTCAAGGAGATCATTTTTCTGGTGAGTGGAGAAGAGGTCTATCGCCTCCTAAAGTTCGAGAGTGGGGTTCATCGCGTTCAACGCGTTCCGACCACCGAAACCAATGGGCGAATCCATACTTCGACCGCCACGGTCGCCGTCCTTCCGGAAGCGGAGGAAGTAGACTTAACCATCAATCCGGATGAAATCGAAGTCACCGTCTCGCGGGCCAGTGGTCCGGGAGGGCAAGGAGTCAATACAACGGATTCTGCGGTTCAAATCCTCCACAAGGAGACCGGGATGATTGTGAGCTGTGCCGACGAACGCTCTCAGATCAAAAACAAGGCCAAAGCAATGAAGGTCCTTCGTTCACGGCTATTGCAGAAAAAAGAAGAGGAAGAGCGGGCGAAATATGCGGCCAACCGCCGCAACCAAGTAGGCTCCGGGGACCGTAGCGAACGAATCCGCACTTACAACTTTCCCCAAAGCCGACTCACCGACCACCGAATCAATTGGAGCAGCCAGAATCTGGAATCCATTCTTGAGGGAGGGCTTGCTGATCTTCTCGAAGAGCTTCTCCGCGCTGATATCCGGGAAAGGGCTGAAGCTGCCATTGCTCTCGATTCTCAAGAATCCGGGATCAACTAA
- a CDS encoding HAD-IIIA family hydrolase — translation MSDPEKNAINWPGIKALLLDSDGVLTDGGVYLPSEGSNEYRRFDIKDGFGITRLLSIGFPIAVISRSPSTPVWERCRRLGVEHVFLAVEDKVACAEEFLASQGIEPSEAAFMGDDVPDLKLLKRVGYPMAPNDASPEVLGVAKWISQKRGGFGAVREVCDLLYFVHSEQKT, via the coding sequence GTGAGCGACCCAGAGAAAAATGCTATAAACTGGCCAGGGATCAAGGCCCTACTCTTGGACAGCGATGGCGTTCTTACCGATGGAGGGGTTTATCTACCCAGCGAAGGATCGAACGAGTATCGAAGGTTCGACATTAAAGACGGTTTTGGAATTACCCGACTCCTGTCGATTGGCTTTCCGATCGCCGTTATCAGCCGGTCTCCCTCCACCCCTGTTTGGGAACGTTGCCGAAGACTAGGTGTTGAGCACGTCTTTCTTGCGGTAGAGGATAAAGTCGCTTGTGCAGAAGAGTTTCTGGCCTCCCAAGGAATTGAGCCTTCGGAAGCGGCATTCATGGGTGATGACGTTCCCGACTTGAAGTTACTGAAACGGGTCGGCTATCCGATGGCACCGAACGACGCTTCTCCTGAAGTGCTTGGCGTCGCAAAATGGATTTCCCAGAAAAGGGGTGGCTTCGGTGCTGTTCGGGAGGTCTGTGATCTGCTCTACTTTGTCCACTCCGAGCAAAAGACCTGA
- a CDS encoding HAD family hydrolase, whose protein sequence is MIAKKSNLHGQTVIACVWDFDKTLIPGYMQTPLFEAYGIDEKAFWEEVNELPALYAQRGCHVSKDTVYLNHLLSYVKNGPLKGLTNRRLRELGKELEFYPGLPEFFKTVKNMLSAEPDFKKHGVTVEHYIISTGLAEMIRGSSIAPYVDGIFGCEFIERPFPPGYTSQSELEIEEGGEVSQVGVMVDNTIKTRFIFEINKGTNKDPSIDVNANVLPEDRRIPLNNMMYLADGPSDVPVFSVVRRSGGLTFAVYDPESEAEFAQNDSLLQAGRIHSYGPADYSEGSSTSMWIRMHVRQIAARINEERKQAMASRVKEPPRHLHKEVLEEVPSDPQRSLFEEQSGAPVE, encoded by the coding sequence ATGATTGCCAAAAAATCAAACCTACATGGACAAACGGTCATTGCGTGTGTTTGGGACTTCGACAAGACGCTAATTCCCGGCTACATGCAGACCCCACTTTTTGAAGCATACGGGATTGATGAGAAGGCTTTTTGGGAAGAGGTGAATGAGCTGCCTGCCCTCTACGCTCAGCGAGGTTGTCACGTTTCAAAAGACACGGTCTATCTGAACCACCTTTTGAGCTATGTGAAGAATGGCCCTTTGAAAGGATTGACGAATCGGCGCCTTCGAGAATTGGGGAAAGAGCTGGAATTCTACCCCGGCCTTCCGGAATTCTTTAAAACGGTCAAGAATATGCTTTCCGCTGAGCCCGACTTCAAGAAACACGGAGTTACGGTAGAGCATTACATCATCAGCACCGGTCTGGCTGAGATGATTCGGGGAAGTAGCATAGCACCTTATGTTGACGGTATTTTTGGATGCGAATTCATCGAAAGGCCCTTCCCTCCGGGCTATACAAGTCAGAGTGAGCTCGAAATTGAAGAGGGCGGCGAAGTGAGCCAGGTCGGCGTGATGGTCGACAATACGATCAAAACAAGGTTTATCTTTGAGATCAACAAAGGGACGAACAAAGACCCGAGTATTGACGTAAACGCGAATGTGTTGCCCGAGGACCGTCGAATCCCTCTCAACAACATGATGTACCTTGCAGACGGACCGAGTGACGTTCCCGTATTTTCTGTGGTGCGGAGAAGCGGGGGGCTGACTTTCGCTGTCTATGATCCGGAAAGTGAAGCAGAGTTTGCCCAGAATGATAGCCTACTACAGGCGGGAAGGATACATAGCTATGGACCGGCTGATTACAGTGAGGGAAGTAGCACGAGTATGTGGATTAGGATGCACGTGCGGCAAATCGCAGCGCGTATTAATGAGGAGAGAAAGCAGGCGATGGCGTCTCGGGTAAAGGAGCCTCCGAGGCATCTTCACAAAGAGGTTTTAGAGGAAGTGCCGAGCGATCCGCAGAGGTCTTTGTTCGAGGAACAATCCGGGGCTCCTGTTGAGTAG